A single genomic interval of Mycobacteriales bacterium harbors:
- a CDS encoding DUF2252 domain-containing protein, protein MPDLLGLRHTRMAASPFGFLRGSAGVMASDLATTAQSGLRVQSCGDAHIGNFRLLGTPERKLNFDLNDFDETLPAPFEWDLKRLVASAVVVARHNGFSTAAYRRVADSITREYESRMATYALESWLDVWYSHLDSVELGGILKRAEIDAEHYRRAMRRIRKARKKDHLRAVRRLTTRVDGVPRLIDDPPELFHTDRDDDLVAQTAKAYRSTLPPHMQVLFDRYELVDYAMKVVGVGSVGTRCWVVLFDGGDDLLVLQVKQAGTSVLEPYAGPSRYRHHGQRVVQGQRLIQAAGDIFLGWTRGQVEGVDYYVRQLWDMKGKLDTDGIDEDSLTLLGDLCGWTLARAHARSGDPAAISGYIGKGNVFIRAVTDFAVAYADQTVRDHERLCAAIRDGEIPGDL, encoded by the coding sequence GTGCCCGACCTCCTCGGGCTCCGGCACACCCGGATGGCGGCGTCGCCGTTCGGCTTCCTCCGGGGATCGGCGGGCGTGATGGCCTCCGACCTCGCCACCACCGCGCAGTCCGGTCTGCGGGTCCAGTCCTGCGGCGATGCACACATCGGCAACTTCCGGCTGCTCGGAACCCCCGAACGCAAGCTCAACTTCGACCTCAACGACTTCGACGAGACACTGCCCGCGCCGTTCGAATGGGACCTCAAGCGACTCGTGGCGAGCGCCGTGGTGGTCGCCCGGCACAACGGGTTCTCCACGGCGGCGTACCGACGCGTGGCGGACAGCATCACCCGCGAATACGAGAGCCGGATGGCCACCTACGCGCTCGAGTCGTGGCTCGACGTCTGGTATTCCCACCTCGACAGCGTCGAACTGGGCGGGATCCTGAAGCGGGCCGAAATCGACGCGGAGCACTACCGCCGGGCGATGCGACGGATCCGGAAGGCGCGCAAGAAGGACCACCTGCGGGCCGTACGCCGGCTCACCACCAGGGTCGACGGGGTTCCCCGGCTGATCGATGATCCGCCGGAGCTCTTCCACACCGACCGGGACGACGACCTCGTGGCGCAGACGGCGAAGGCCTACCGCAGCACACTCCCGCCCCATATGCAGGTCCTCTTCGATCGCTACGAACTGGTCGACTACGCGATGAAGGTGGTCGGTGTGGGCAGCGTCGGCACCCGGTGCTGGGTGGTGCTCTTCGACGGTGGCGACGACCTGCTCGTCCTGCAGGTGAAGCAGGCCGGGACCTCGGTGCTCGAGCCGTACGCCGGACCGAGCCGCTACCGCCATCACGGCCAGCGGGTGGTCCAGGGCCAACGACTCATCCAGGCGGCCGGCGACATCTTCCTGGGGTGGACGCGCGGCCAGGTCGAAGGTGTCGACTACTACGTGCGGCAGCTCTGGGACATGAAGGGCAAGCTCGACACCGACGGCATCGACGAAGACTCCCTGACGCTGCTCGGCGACCTGTGCGGGTGGACGCTCGCGCGTGCCCATGCCCGCAGCGGCGATCCCGCTGCGATCAGCGGCTACATCGGCAAGGGCAACGTCTTCATCCGCGCGGTCACCGATTTCGCCGTCGCCTACGCCGATCAGACCGTGCGCGATCACGAGCGCCTCTGTGCCGCAATCCGGGACGGCGAGATTCCCGGAGATCTCTGA
- a CDS encoding cation transporter, whose product MTEIDLDRLRRKGFVLLGTSIIWTVIVAAVALTAGVFASSVALIGLGLDSGIELFSAAIVIWQLRGVDVDRETRAIRLIGMALFASAVYLLVESVHELIGNEHPEHSVPGLVISAAALAVMPVLSFSKRRTGQSLGSRTLIADAVETLMCAYAAAIALLGGGLDTWLGWWWAVPVAGLIMAGIAIVEGVEVWGHRTMSGADGGAQG is encoded by the coding sequence ATGACTGAGATCGATCTAGATCGGCTGCGACGCAAGGGATTCGTGCTCTTGGGTACCAGCATCATCTGGACCGTCATCGTGGCCGCCGTCGCACTCACGGCCGGTGTCTTCGCCTCCTCGGTCGCCTTGATCGGACTGGGCCTGGACTCCGGGATCGAGTTGTTCTCCGCGGCGATCGTCATCTGGCAGCTGCGCGGCGTCGATGTGGATCGCGAGACCCGGGCCATCCGCCTGATCGGGATGGCGCTCTTCGCCAGCGCCGTCTACCTCCTCGTCGAGAGTGTTCATGAGCTCATCGGCAACGAGCACCCCGAACACTCCGTACCGGGCCTCGTGATCTCCGCCGCCGCATTGGCGGTCATGCCGGTCCTGTCGTTCTCGAAACGCCGTACCGGACAGTCATTGGGGAGTCGCACTCTCATCGCGGACGCCGTCGAGACATTGATGTGCGCCTACGCCGCGGCTATCGCCCTGCTCGGCGGGGGCCTCGACACCTGGCTCGGCTGGTGGTGGGCGGTCCCTGTCGCCGGGCTCATCATGGCCGGTATCGCGATCGTGGAAGGTGTCGAGGTCTGGGGACACCGGACAATGTCCGGTGCCGACGGCGGGGCTCAGGGCTAG